The nucleotide sequence TTCTGGCACGACGTCCTGCTGATCCTCGGTGGCCTGGTGCTCGTCCTCGGCGTGATCATCCACAGCAGCCTGCGCGGCCGACGGCAGACCACGCTGCTGGCCGCCGGTGCCTGCCTGCTGCCACTGGTCGCGTTGCTGCTGGGCTGGCAGGCACTGAACAATCTGGATCAAGGGCTGATGACGGTGATCCAGGCGCATCGCCACGGCACGATGGACCACTTCATGGTGCTGGTGACCCGGCTCGGCGATTTCCGCACGCAACTGGCCGCCGGCGTCCTGCTGGTCGGCCTGCTGGCGCTCACCCGGCAATGGCGCGCCGGCCTGTTTGCCACCGGCGTGCTGCTTGGCACCGCACTGAGCAATGTGGCACTGAAATGGCTGCTGGCCCGGGCGCGCCCGGATATCCTGCTGGAACCCCTGTCCACCTTCAGCCTGCCGAGCGGGCACAGCTCGGCCGCGTTCGCTTTTTTCCTGACGCTGGGAATACTGGCCGGGCGCGGCCAGCCAGCGCGCTGGCGGCTGACCTGGTTGCTGCTGGCCAGCCTGCCGGCCATGGCGATTGCCTTTTCGCGCGTGTACCTCGGCGTGCACTGGCCCACCGATATCCTCGCCGGCGCGCTGCTGGCCGGCACGCTGTGTGCCGCCAGCCTGGCGCTGGTGCAATGGCGCACGTCCCTGACGGCGCTGCCAGCGCACGTCTGGCGCATCATCCTGCCGCCCTGCCTGGGTGTGCTGGCTGCCGCCGCGCTATGGGATCTGGCGCCAGCACTGCAACGCTACGCCTACTGATAACGGTGGCGTTTTTGCCACACCCTGACAGGCCGCGAATCGCATTCAGATATTGCCCGGCCCTCCCTGCGCCCTCCCTGCGCAAAAGCGCACACGGTTTCATCAAACTGCCTTCCTGACGACTTCTTCACGCCATTTCACTGTCATTGCCATCACCTAACGTACGCCCGTCCAGACGGACATCACGCATTTTTTCAACACCCCAAAATACCAACGGAGACACCAAGGTGACGCACATGACACGCCGCGTCGGCCGGGGAACGCTTTTGGCGTTTTCGCTTCTGGCCACGTCGTACCTGACCGGGTGCGACGGTGACACCAAGACAGTTTACCGGGACAAGGTTGTGGAGGTTCCCGGCGGCAGCACGGATGTGCCTTATGTGGATGATCAATCCGGGGCGGAGCAGTTCAGCGCCCATATCATCACCCCACCTGACAACGCCGATGAACTGTTCGCGCCGGTCCCGGCGCCAGTGATCAACGGCACCACTGCGCGCGAAACCGAACCGACGGTGATCAGCGACTTTGCCCGTTTCCCGGTCAACGACGACCTGGTGATCACCCGGGGCAAGCTCAACCATGTCCTGGACGAGGCCATCATCAGCGCCGAATTCAGCCTTGGCGGCAGTCTGTCGCTGGTGCCACTGAACCGCTCGCAGGGGCAGTTTTCGTTCGAGCGCACCACCGCCAGCGCCAACCATGCCATCGACCAGGGCCAGAACGTGATCCTGGCCGTCAATGCCGACCCGTATGACATGACCCAGGGCTGGAACATGGGCCTGATCAAGGCCGACGGCGTCACCTACACCGGTTTCTCCGACCGCAGCGAAGAAGCCGTGGTGGTCTACCAGGACGGCAGCGTCGATATTCAGGAAGACGTGCCCGACTTCACCCTGAACGTGTACGCCAACGACCAGCCGCTGGGCGAGCTGGGCAATGTGCATTACTTCAACAATGCCACGCAGGTAAACCGCAGCTTCAGCCGTGGCAGTTCCGCGATGGAACTGTATGCCGCAGAAAGCTATCGCGGCACGGTCGATATGCGCGGCCGTACCGGAGCACTGATTCGCGCCGAAGCCAACGGCGTCAGCGTGATCGAACGTGGTGACGGGCAGATCAGCGTGCAACTGCCGCCGCTGTCCGGCGTCGTCAGCGCGCGCGTCGACGACCGCGCCAATTATGTGATTCCGGCCGGCCATGCACTGCTGGTGGATGACGGCTCGCTGGCCATCGGCGCCCGCATCGACATCCGCTACGAAACCGACGACCCGAACTGGGACAATGTCGTCAGCGCCGTGGGCGCCGGCTTTGGCCGTGGCCTGCTGGTAGAAAATGGCCAGCTCGGTGCCAACCAGGGTGAAAGCGCGGCCAGCGGTCGCACCGCGTTCGGCATCCGCGCCGACGGCAGCTATTTCTTCCTTGTGGTGGACAAGCCGGTCGGCTCGCTGACCGACGGCATTACCGAAACCAAACTCGCGCAACTGATGATCGGCTACGGCGCCGTACGCGCGATCAACTTCGACGGTGGTGGCTCCACCACCCTGGCCAGCCGCCTGCCGGGCGAGCGCTACACACACCTGTTGAATGTCCCCTCCGACGGCAGCGAACGCGTCACCGCCACCAAATGGGGGCTGGTGCTGGATCCGTCGCTGGCGCGCTACAGCGCCACCGATGTCGCGGTGTATCCGCGCGACATCACGCTGCTGGCCGGCTCTACCTACCGCCGTTTCCGTGGCGTGGGCTATGACAGCCGTTCCTGGGAAGGCAGCGGCCAGATTCCGGAATACGGCATCAGCACCGCCGCGCTCGGCCTGATCGATGCACGCACCGGTGCCTTCCGGGCCGGTGACGCCAACGCCGAAGGTTATGTGGTGGTGCAGGTCGGCGAACAGAAAGGCGTCGCACGCGTGCGTGTTACCAGCGAGGTCGACGAGATCCGTTTCGGCACCATGGAGATGGCCATCGACAGCGGCGCCACAGTGAGCCTGGCACCGCAACTGCTGAGCGATGGCCAGGCAGTGGTCTATTCGCCGGGCACGATCCAGTACAGCGTGGACAACACCAGCGACTGTATTCTGGATGCGCAGAACGCCACCGTGACCGCCGCACAAGTCCAGGGCCGCAGTTGCGTCGTGACGGCCACGGCCGCCGGCCAGAGCGCACAACTGACACTGAATATTGGTGTAGCGCCGGTGGTCATGGTCGACTTCGAGGGCGACACCAGCATGTTCCGCGCGGCAGGTGCGCGCCACAACAACGTCACCATCGAGAAGGTGACCGATCAGGTGTTCGCCGGCGATTACTCGATGAAACTGAGCTGGGAAGCCAACCCGGCCCAGCCCGGCACCTTTGGGGCTTACCTCACCGATCCGAACCGCGTCACTACGCTGCCCGGCAACCCGAAATACCTCGGCGTGAATGTCTACATTCCTGACGAGCTGGCCGGCAAGGTCTGGTGGGTGCGCGGTTCATTGCGGGATGCCGACAACAAGGCCGTGACCATCAACTACAACAACGACGGCGAAGCCTTGCCGGAGCGCGGCTGGAATTTCATGAAAGCGGAAATCCCCGCCGGCTACACCGCACCGTTCCGCTTTGACCAGCCGTTCCGCTTCCTGGTGCTGAAAACCGCCGAGCGGATCGACTCCAGCGTGATCCTCGACAACTTCACCGCCATCTACAGCGACAACACCGACCTGACCGGCCCCGGTGTACTGGCCAGCCCCGGCGCCGACGAGGTGGTCGATACTGCCTCGCCACTGATCGCCCTGCAGGTGAACGACAATTCCGGTGTGGATTTCGGCAGCGCCTATCTGGCCCTTGATGGCGTTGATGTATCCACGCAACTGGTCAGCAACAACCAGGACCGTGTGGAATACCAGGCCAGCGAGCTGGCTGATGGCTGGCACCGTGTCGACTACCGTATCAACGACATCAACGGCAACGTCAGCGCCGGCGACTTCCTGTTCAGTATCGAAACCGGCGCACCGCGCCTGTTTATCGACAGCGCCAATGTGCAGTTCTACCCCGGCGGCACCTTCCTGTTGCCGATTCGCGTGGAAGGCGGCGCCACCTTCAGCGACCTGTCACTGGCACTGGACTTTGACGCCACCAAGGCCGACCTGACCGTGGTCAACGCCGATCTCAGCGCCACCGATGTCGCCACCAGCGCCGGCCGCTGGGAAGGCCGCTTCACCGGCTTCAATGCCGGCACCGGCACTGTGGCCTACCTGCAACTGCGGGTGCGCGACTACATCCAGAACACCTTCGTATCGGTGCTGGTCAACGGCACGCTCGACGGCGAGACGTTCCGTCACCCGGTGGTCCGCAAGGAAGTCGGCAGCCGCTACCGGCTGATGACGCAATGGGGTGTCAGCGGTGAATCGCTGCGCCTGCTGGTCACCGACCAGCAAGGCCAGCCGGCGCCGGGCGTGACGGTGGAAACCTTCACCTACAACGCGGCCAACGACACCATCAGCGACGTCAACGTGCTCGGCACCACCGATGCTGACGGTTTCCTCAACGTCACGTTGCCCGGGGTGACCGGCAGCACGCGCTTCCAGTTCCGCGCCTATGACGATCAGGGTTCGTCGCTGATGACCGAAGTGCAGGCACTGGTGGAAAACCTGACGCCGAGCCCGCGCCATATCTACCTGACACCCGGGAACGACACCAGCCGCGTCAATGTCACCTGGTATACCTCCAGCGACGTGACCACTTCGCAGGTGCGTTTCGGCACCGGCGCGCTGGATCAGGTGCGCTCGGGCACGTCGCTGGTGTTGCCGTTCTTCTATGGCGCCGAAGCCGGTGTCGTGCGCGTACACCATGCCACGCTCGACAATCTGGCGCCGGGTACGCGCTACCGCTATCAGGTCGGCGATGGCGCCGGCAACGTCAGCAGCGAACGCAGTTTCATCACCGACAACGGCGACGACCAGGTCAACATCCATCTGTTCGGCGACACCCAGACCGTGTCCAACGACAACCTGTTCAACGGCAGCGGCCTGGTGACCGAACTGTATCGCAAGATGCAGGCGCAACTGCCGGAGGGCGACCTGATTATGCATGTCGGCGACTTCACTGAAGACCTGAGCGACTATCGCTACCTGCGTCTGTTCCTGGAAGCGATGGAAGGTGACGACATGCTCGACTCGCGCCTGTTCGTCGTCGCCGAAGGCAACCACGAGGTCTACAACGAAGGCGCCGACAAGTTTGCCGCCATGTTCCGCTTCCCCGACAGCGACAGCGGCGTGGCCGCCCCGTTCGACCGCGCCATCTACAGCTTCGATTACGGCAACACGCACATCGCCGTGATCACCAGCGAGCTGCTGGAGGAAAGCGACTGGCCACGAATGATGAACTGGCTGCGCGCGGACATGGACGCCTCCGACAAGACCTGGAAGATCGTCATGATCCACCGCCCGCCGTACAACGGGAACCCGGCCTCCGGCAACGGCCGCGTGATGCAGTACCTGCCGCCCGTCGTGGACGCCTCCGGCATCGACCTGGTGCTTTCCGGTCACGATCACATGTACTCCCGCAGCCTGCCGCTGCAGGGTGGCCAGCCGAACCCGCATGGCGCCACGTACCTGATCGCCGGTTCCGATTCGGCCAAGTACTACGACAACAACGGCGGCGGCATCGCGCAGTTTGCCGACGTGCTGTTCGACGACAACGTCAACACTTACACCACGTTGCAGATTGATGGCGAGCAGATGCATGTGCTGACCCGCACGCTCAACGGCACCGTGGTGGACGACACCGTGCTGACGCCGCGCGCGTCACGCTGAGGAGATAACAGATGAACAAGCTTGCATTGCTGCTGCCCCTGGCCACCACGTTGCTGGTGGCCTGTGGTGGCGACGACACCCGCTACCGGGATCGTGTGATTGAAGTCCCTGGCGAGCCCACCGAAAACCCGGTGGAATACATGCCGGTGGACGGCTTCGTACTCGGCTTCTGGGTAATGGACGAAGACGAAGGCTGCGACAGCTTCTGCCTGAATGATTATTCCGCCTATGGCAGCCCGCTGTTCGTAGCAGACCTGAATCATGCACCACTGGCCGAAGCACCGGCACTCGGTGATGACGGCGAGATAGGCGGTGTGCTGGCACTGACTGGCGACAGGCAGGCCAGCACCCGGGACAGTGCGGTGTTCAGCAATACGCTGATCGGTGAACGCTTCGCCATCCACCTGCGGGCGCGCACCGGCGACGACACGCTGCATACCGTGCTGTCGCTGGGCACGCCGTCCGGCACTGCGCTGAACGTACAACTGGCCCGGCAAAGCCTGGTGGCGGAATTCCCGCGCCAGGACAAGCGCCTGCTGGTCTCGCTCGACGATGCCACCGACTGGCAGGAGATCCAGCTTGCCTCCGATGGCGACCGTGTCAGCCTGCAAGTGGGTTGCACGGAAGTGGCGGCGTTTGATCGCGTCAGCGGCTCCCCGATCCTGAGCACCGCCCCGACCCGCGCCATGGTTGGCGCGCGCTGGGGCAGCACGGCCAGCGACGCCTTTACCGGTGACGTGGATGTGCTGCGGATCAGTTATCAGGCCGAGGCCAATCTGTTCTGCGTGGACTAGAAAAAAGAAAACCGCCCGGCGCGCCACGCGCCGGGCGGTTTATATCTCAAAAAAAAACGGCCAGGAACCCGGTATCAGGCGGCGTCTACCGTTGCGGAAATGCTGACATGCAGGCCAGCGCGGCTCGCCATCAGCACCAGCGTATCCAGGCTGAATTTGTCAATCTTGCCGGTCATCAGATAACTCACGCGCGGCTGAGTCAACCCGAGCATCACCTGAATAGCCCGCGTATCCAGTTTTTTCCTGACAATGTGGTCACGAATGCAGGTCATCAACTTCGCCCGCAGTTTCATGTTCTCGGCTTCAGCGGGTGTATCACACACCGCATCCCACACGCTCTCGAACGTCTCGCCCGCCATAGCCTGGCTCCTCTCGCGGTCTTTGCCCGGAACGACAGCCGTTATCGAGCCCGCCTGATGGCGTGGTATCGCGCCCGGGCCAGGTCGATATCGGCTTTTCTCGTCTTCTGCGCTGTCTTCTGAAAACAGTGCAGGATGTACAACCTGTCCCTGACGACATCCACATAAATAACCCGCCAGCTTCTGTCCGCCGCAGCAATTCTGATTTCCCGGACACCGGCACCGACTGTCTTCATCGGCTTCCAGTCATCGGGACACCTTCCGTGCTGTACAAGGTCCAGCTGGTAGCCGGCAGCCATCCTCGCTTCTTTGGGCCACCGTCTGAGATCTGTCAGACTGGAGCCCTCAAACTGGATATGTTTGCACTGTGCCATTGGGAATCCTTTCCCGGATTGTCCAGCGAAGAATATACCTAATCAGGTATTAATATCAAATCCGGTATGAGACACCGGCTACACTGCTTTCCCGGCGCAGGGCGCCGTGACCGGCGCCCATCCCAGCAACCACTCGGCGATTTCTCCCCACGCCGCCGACGCAGCAGGCCGAAACACGCCCACATGCCCGAGCGTTTTCACACCCCATTGCGCCGGCGACCATTGCCGCAGTTCTTTCCCCGCCACCGGGTAAAACCCCATCAGCGCGCGCACCGCCGCCAGCGGCGCTACCGCGTCATCGTCGGTGATCTGATAAAACCGCATCGGCAAGCGCAGCCGCGCAAAGTGATCGCGCATCGGCGTGCCATCGGCCTCGCACAGGTAATGCGGAGAACGGCACCAGCGCACCCACTCGCGGGCCACGTCACCTGGCAATGTCGCGCCACCGAGGAGGGCGCCTGGCAGGGTGCCGGTGACACGAATGGCCAGCGGCATGAGCAGATACCAGTCCAGCCAGCGGCGCCAGCGCCACCGTCCCGGCCACCAGCGCCAGTAACCACTCTGCGATGCAATCAGCAGCGCGGCGCGCACCTGCGTGGCACTTTGCGCCAGCCCGAACAATTGTCCGCCCACGGAATGACCGACAAACAGCAGCGGCAACCCGCCGGCCAGTTCGCTGCCGTGACGTAACGCGGCATCCAGATCATGCCGGCCCCAGTCGGCCATGCGCAGCGGCACACCGGCAGGCACATGGCTTCGATAATCGAAGCTGAGCACCGTCAACCCGAACTCACTCAGCCCGTTGGCGAAATGACGATAAAAGCCGTGCGGGATACCCGTGCCACCCGCCAGCACCACCATCGCCTGCGGTGACGCGGCACGATACAACGTGGCCGGCAGGCATACGCCATCAGCGGTCGACAGGGACAGAGATTCAATGGAAACCATGTGCACCTTCCTGAACAGGCTTCGGGAGGCTCAGGCTAGAGCGGCGCAGACACCGGAAAAATTGATCTTTACACAGCCAGCGATGAGAAATACTCATCTGTAGTGCGCGCGCACTCACTGAACAGTGCGCGCAGCCACGACACCAGCGCTACCACCTCCGGCCGCCAGCGCACCGCCTCGCGCACTTCCAGGGAAAAATGCGCCAGCGGCATGCGTTGCAGAGGCAATGGTGCAGCCAGCACACCCGCCTGCACCAGTGGCGTCACCACCGGCAGCAATCCCAGCGCCAGTCCGTCGTGGGCTGCCGCCATCAGCAGGCCGCGATAGCTGTTCAGGCTGATGGTTTCACGAAAGGTGTCCGGCCATTGCTGATATTCGAACCAGCGCGTCCAGAGTTCGCGGTAATCGGTCATGCTATAGAGCGAGTATCGTTGCGCGGCGGCATAGGGGTCCGCGCGCACCGTCTCCGCCAGCGACGGCGCACACAGCAGTGTCACTTCGGCCGGCGCCAGCGGGATGGTCTGGTCGTGCATCACATAACCAAAACGGATCGCCACGTCGGTATCGCCGCCGGCCACATCCATGGAGCGAGTCTCGGCCTGGATATCGATGCGCAGCGACGGCCACTGCGCCAGAAAACGCCCGATGGCCGGTGCCAGGACGTCGGTGGCGACATAGGGCATGGCACTCACGCGCAGCGGCGCGCTGTCCTCCGCGCCCTGTAACACTTGCGTCGCCCGCCGGATATCCGTCAGCGCCCGGCTGACCGCCGCATGGTATGCCGCGCCTTCCGGTGTAAAGGCAATCTGGCGGTGCCGGCGTACAAACAATGGCATGCCCAATTGCGCTTCCAGATCACGTATCTGATGGCTCACCGCCGATGCCGTGATGTGCAGTTCCTCCGCACCCGCACGAAAGCTC is from Isoalcanivorax pacificus W11-5 and encodes:
- a CDS encoding bifunctional DedA family/phosphatase PAP2 family protein, producing the protein MSAWFTHLTDWLAAHPHWLGLALFAAACIECLAILGLLIPGTVVLFSIAMLAGHSGMPLWQTLLLGYTGGLLGDAISYGLGRRYHGHIRALPGLRQHPQWLTTAEMYFRRYGVISLLVGRYIGPLRPMLPMVAGMFEMPLGRFMLISLLAASGWAVAYLLPGWATGTAMRLPLPPGFWHDVLLILGGLVLVLGVIIHSSLRGRRQTTLLAAGACLLPLVALLLGWQALNNLDQGLMTVIQAHRHGTMDHFMVLVTRLGDFRTQLAAGVLLVGLLALTRQWRAGLFATGVLLGTALSNVALKWLLARARPDILLEPLSTFSLPSGHSSAAFAFFLTLGILAGRGQPARWRLTWLLLASLPAMAIAFSRVYLGVHWPTDILAGALLAGTLCAASLALVQWRTSLTALPAHVWRIILPPCLGVLAAAALWDLAPALQRYAY
- a CDS encoding phosphodiester glycosidase family protein, whose protein sequence is MAFSLLATSYLTGCDGDTKTVYRDKVVEVPGGSTDVPYVDDQSGAEQFSAHIITPPDNADELFAPVPAPVINGTTARETEPTVISDFARFPVNDDLVITRGKLNHVLDEAIISAEFSLGGSLSLVPLNRSQGQFSFERTTASANHAIDQGQNVILAVNADPYDMTQGWNMGLIKADGVTYTGFSDRSEEAVVVYQDGSVDIQEDVPDFTLNVYANDQPLGELGNVHYFNNATQVNRSFSRGSSAMELYAAESYRGTVDMRGRTGALIRAEANGVSVIERGDGQISVQLPPLSGVVSARVDDRANYVIPAGHALLVDDGSLAIGARIDIRYETDDPNWDNVVSAVGAGFGRGLLVENGQLGANQGESAASGRTAFGIRADGSYFFLVVDKPVGSLTDGITETKLAQLMIGYGAVRAINFDGGGSTTLASRLPGERYTHLLNVPSDGSERVTATKWGLVLDPSLARYSATDVAVYPRDITLLAGSTYRRFRGVGYDSRSWEGSGQIPEYGISTAALGLIDARTGAFRAGDANAEGYVVVQVGEQKGVARVRVTSEVDEIRFGTMEMAIDSGATVSLAPQLLSDGQAVVYSPGTIQYSVDNTSDCILDAQNATVTAAQVQGRSCVVTATAAGQSAQLTLNIGVAPVVMVDFEGDTSMFRAAGARHNNVTIEKVTDQVFAGDYSMKLSWEANPAQPGTFGAYLTDPNRVTTLPGNPKYLGVNVYIPDELAGKVWWVRGSLRDADNKAVTINYNNDGEALPERGWNFMKAEIPAGYTAPFRFDQPFRFLVLKTAERIDSSVILDNFTAIYSDNTDLTGPGVLASPGADEVVDTASPLIALQVNDNSGVDFGSAYLALDGVDVSTQLVSNNQDRVEYQASELADGWHRVDYRINDINGNVSAGDFLFSIETGAPRLFIDSANVQFYPGGTFLLPIRVEGGATFSDLSLALDFDATKADLTVVNADLSATDVATSAGRWEGRFTGFNAGTGTVAYLQLRVRDYIQNTFVSVLVNGTLDGETFRHPVVRKEVGSRYRLMTQWGVSGESLRLLVTDQQGQPAPGVTVETFTYNAANDTISDVNVLGTTDADGFLNVTLPGVTGSTRFQFRAYDDQGSSLMTEVQALVENLTPSPRHIYLTPGNDTSRVNVTWYTSSDVTTSQVRFGTGALDQVRSGTSLVLPFFYGAEAGVVRVHHATLDNLAPGTRYRYQVGDGAGNVSSERSFITDNGDDQVNIHLFGDTQTVSNDNLFNGSGLVTELYRKMQAQLPEGDLIMHVGDFTEDLSDYRYLRLFLEAMEGDDMLDSRLFVVAEGNHEVYNEGADKFAAMFRFPDSDSGVAAPFDRAIYSFDYGNTHIAVITSELLEESDWPRMMNWLRADMDASDKTWKIVMIHRPPYNGNPASGNGRVMQYLPPVVDASGIDLVLSGHDHMYSRSLPLQGGQPNPHGATYLIAGSDSAKYYDNNGGGIAQFADVLFDDNVNTYTTLQIDGEQMHVLTRTLNGTVVDDTVLTPRASR
- a CDS encoding helix-turn-helix domain-containing protein, whose translation is MAGETFESVWDAVCDTPAEAENMKLRAKLMTCIRDHIVRKKLDTRAIQVMLGLTQPRVSYLMTGKIDKFSLDTLVLMASRAGLHVSISATVDAA
- a CDS encoding type II toxin-antitoxin system RelE/ParE family toxin; the encoded protein is MAQCKHIQFEGSSLTDLRRWPKEARMAAGYQLDLVQHGRCPDDWKPMKTVGAGVREIRIAAADRSWRVIYVDVVRDRLYILHCFQKTAQKTRKADIDLARARYHAIRRAR
- a CDS encoding serine aminopeptidase domain-containing protein; protein product: MVSIESLSLSTADGVCLPATLYRAASPQAMVVLAGGTGIPHGFYRHFANGLSEFGLTVLSFDYRSHVPAGVPLRMADWGRHDLDAALRHGSELAGGLPLLFVGHSVGGQLFGLAQSATQVRAALLIASQSGYWRWWPGRWRWRRWLDWYLLMPLAIRVTGTLPGALLGGATLPGDVAREWVRWCRSPHYLCEADGTPMRDHFARLRLPMRFYQITDDDAVAPLAAVRALMGFYPVAGKELRQWSPAQWGVKTLGHVGVFRPAASAAWGEIAEWLLGWAPVTAPCAGKAV
- a CDS encoding LysR family transcriptional regulator, with the protein product MQPSLNLLRTFDAVGRHLSFRAGAEELHITASAVSHQIRDLEAQLGMPLFVRRHRQIAFTPEGAAYHAAVSRALTDIRRATQVLQGAEDSAPLRVSAMPYVATDVLAPAIGRFLAQWPSLRIDIQAETRSMDVAGGDTDVAIRFGYVMHDQTIPLAPAEVTLLCAPSLAETVRADPYAAAQRYSLYSMTDYRELWTRWFEYQQWPDTFRETISLNSYRGLLMAAAHDGLALGLLPVVTPLVQAGVLAAPLPLQRMPLAHFSLEVREAVRWRPEVVALVSWLRALFSECARTTDEYFSSLAV